The Nocardioides sp. cx-173 genome segment ACGACGCTCACTGTAGATTCATCGCCCGTGAGGATCGTCGTTGCGCGCTGCCAGGTCGACTACGCCGGACGACTGACGGCGCACCTGCCGATGGCGACCCGGGTGCTGATGATCAAGGCCGACGGGTCGGTGCTCGTCCACTCCGACGGCGGCTCCTACAAGCCCCTCAACTGGATGTCGCCCCCGTGCACGTTGCGCGAGGGCACCACCGAGGACGGCCAGGTGGAGTGGACGGTCACCAGCCCGAAGACCGACGACACGCTGCGGATCCTGCTCGAGGAGGTCGTCTCCGACTCCTCCCACGAGCTCGGCATCGACCCCGGGCTGCAGAAGGACGGGGTGGAGAAGCACCTCCAGGCCCTCCTCGCCGACCACCCCGCTACGCTCGCCGAGGGCCTCACCCTGGTCCGCCGTGAGTACCCGACCGCGATCGGCCCCGTCGACCTCATGTGCCGCGACGCCCTCGGGGTCAGCGTGGCCGTGGAGATCAAGCGCCGCGGCGACATCGACGGCGTCGAGCAGCTCACCCGCTACCTCGAGCTGCTCAACCGCGACCCGCTCCTCACCGGCAACGGCGCCGTCCGCGGCATCTTCGCCGCCCAGGAGATCAAGCCGCAGGCCCGCGTCCTCGCCACCGACCGCGGCATCGCCTGCGCCGTCGTCGACTACGACGCGCTGCGCGGCCTCGACGACCCGAGCCACCGGCTCTTCTAGGCTCGCCCGCTCGCCCGTCGTCCACAGGCGCCCGGGCGTCGGTGGCCGGCCCCGGGGCGAGCGCCATACGGTGACGACATGAGCACCGATCCCGGCATGAGTCGCCGCGTGTCTCGACTCGAGAACGACACGGAGTCGATCTACGACCTCCTCACCGGAGTCCGCACGACCCTGGACGACCACACCCGCCGCTTCGACGGGCTCGAAGGCCGGTTCGACGGGCTCGAGGGCCGGTTCGACGGGCTCGAGGGCCGGTTCGACGGGCTCGAGGGCCACATCGACGGGCTCGAAGGCCGGTTCGACGGGCTCGAGGGCCGGTTCGACGGGCTCGAGGGCCACATCGACGGGCTCGAAGGCCGATTCGACGGCGTCGAGGAGACCCTGCGCGAGATCGTGCGACGGCTTCCCGAGCCGTCATGAGATCGCGCCGACCGCACCGGCCGGCTCGTCGATCCCGCCACCGGCTGGTCTGATCCGGCATGCGCATCTTCCACATCGCCACCGCCGCTGAGTGGGACGCCGCGCGCGTCGCAGGCGCCTACGCCACCTCCACCCTCGGGCGCACGCTCGCCGAGGAGGGCTACATCCACGCCAGCCGCGGCGACCAGTGGCAGGGCGTGCGCCAGCGCTACTACTCCGGCGTCACCGAGCCGCTGGTGCTCCTCGTCATCGACACCGACCGGCTCACCTCCCCCGTCGTCGAGGAGCGCGTCGGGGAGGGGTCCGAGACCTTCCCCCACGTCTACGGCCCGATCAACCCCGACGCTGTCGTCCAGACCCTCCCCCTCGACGACCGCACGGCAGCCGCTGCCGGCGCCTCGTTCTCCCAGCTCTTCCTCGGGGAGGTGATGCACCGGGTGGTGCTCGCCATCATCGCCATGACCACCGCCCTCGTCGGCGCGCTGGTCGGCGCCCTTGTGGTCCCCGACCCCGGCGCCGCCGTCGGCCTGCTCATCGGCTTCGCCGTCGGCATCGCGGTGGCCGTCCTGGTCCACCGCCGTCGCCGCTGAGGAGTTTTCCGGACGTGCCGGCAGGCCCGCCGGCGGCGGGGTGTGGGGCGATCAGGCTCGTCGGCGGCTGGGTGGCGGGAGTGGTTCGGTGCCGGTGTGGTCGCGGCGGTAGGCATGGCCATGGGGTGAGTGCCAGACGTAGGTGCCGCGGTCCAGGACGTCGTAGGACCAACCGCCGTGGGTCTTCAAACGATGGTGCCCGCGACACAGTGGAGCGGAGTTGCAGGAGCAGGTCGGTCCACCCTTGTCGTACGGGATCACGTGGTCGTGGTCGCAGCGGTCGGCTGGTCGGGTGCACCAGGGAAAGACGCAGGTGTGGTCGACGAGGTCGTCCTGCTCGATCAGCCGGTCGGGGTGCTCGTAAGCCACGACATGGAGGTGGTCGGCCAGGTCACGCACGGGCTTGACGTTGATCGTGGTGGTGGCGGTGGCACCGCACCACTGACGGATCGTCTCGAGCAGCACCGGCTTGCGCCCGCATCTGCCGACGGTCACGTTCGGGTCCCCGAACACCTCGGTCTCGTGCACGTGCAGATCGACCACCCGCACCACCTTCACCACCGGCACGGGAGCCTCGAAATCAACCCCGAGGTCCTCATCACCGAACGGGAGCGTCTCCTGCCCCCGAGCCAGATCACCCGCGGCCTGCGCCCGACGTACGTCCAGCGGCTCGCTCGACCCCGCCGCCTTCCGGTCGGCCGCGAGGCGGCTGATCGCGGCGTCGAAGTCGAGCGCGTCCTGCGCATCCAAGGTCCCGGACACCTCGATCGTGCCCTCGAGGGATAGGTCGTCCTTGTGCACGTCGAGCTTGCGCCCGTCCGCGGCCTGGCGGCGCAGCTTCTCGGCCTGCTCGGGGTCGAACCTGGCCATCGCGGTCGCGATCTGGCGCTCGACCTCGGCGTAGGAGACCTTGTGCGCGCAGTAGGCGACCTGCTGGTCCACGTAGGCGGCACCCGCCATGGGCAGGCACTTGGTGTGCTCGGCGATCCAGCGTGCCTTCCAGAACCCCAGCTCCCCGGTCTCCACGCGGGCCCAGATCCTGGGCAGGCGGAACCTGATCTCGAGCGCGGCGCCGACGTAGCGCTTCGCGGAGTCGGTCGACATCCCCAACGCGGCGCCGAGCTCCATGACCGCGAACTCACTCACCATCGGGGCGCCGGGCCCGGCCATGGGGATTCCGTGGTCGCTGAAGACCGCGGCGTCGGCTTCGTCGTGGGTCTCGTGGAGGTGGCACCAGTCAAGCGTCAGGTGGAGGCGGCCGAGCTCGGCGTCGATCGCGGCCTGGGTGTGCGCGCGGACACCGTCGAGCAGCTGTCTGCTCTGGCCGGGTCCGGTGCTGGTCACGGAACTACTCAAGCACCCGCCACCGACAGTGAGGGGACCGAGAATGCCCTTATGCACAAGGGCTCACGACTTTCCGGATCAGGCGAGCAGCGCGGCCACGTCGTCGGCGCAGCCCCAGCTGAGCGCGACGCCGGCGTCGCCGTGGCCGTAGCAGTGGACGACGCGTCCCTCGCGCTCGAGGCGGACCGCGCCGCGGGTGGGGCGCAGGCCGACCCGGTGCTGCAGGACGCGGGCGGAGGCGAGCTCCGGGACCAGGCGGGAGGCCCGCTCGATGAGGAGGGCGGCCGTGTCGGGCGACGGGGTGCGGCTCCAGTCACCGTGCTCGTGGGTGCCGCCGACCACGATGTCGTGCTCGCGCGGCACGATGTACGGCGCCGCCGGGCCGGCGCCGAGCCACCAGCGCTCCAGGCCGTGCTGCGCGAGGTGGACCACCTGCCCGCGCACGGGCGTGATGGAGGCGTCGGCGGCGAGGAGGCGCGAGCCGATCCCGGAGCAGTTGACGACCGCGTCGCCACCTGCCGGCAGCATGCGCAGGCTCAGCCGGGTGACCGTGCCGCCCAGCGCCTCGACCCGGGCGCGCAGCCAGGACAGATAGCGGGGCATCTCCGCCACCGGCGCGACCAGGCTGCGCCCCGAGGGCAGCTCCGTTCCCGGCACCATCCGTACGCCGGTCTGGCCTGCGGCGGCCAGCTCCGCGAAGCTCTCCCCGGACCGGGCGGACCACGAGACGACCCTCGGGTCGGCCGGCTCACCCCCGACGTGGCACAGGGCCCCCGCGACGGCGGAGGTCGTCTCCAGCGGCAGGTCGCGCGCGACCACGTCGACCCGGTGGCCGGCCTCGAGCAGGCGCACGGCGCAGCTGAGCCCGACGACTCCTGCGCCCACGACGATCACGCGCATGGCCCGAGTGTGCCGCAGGGACCGCGAGGCGTCAGCCGCCGGCGACCCGCGGCGCAGTGGGGTCGCCGTCGTCGCTCTTCTGCTCTCGGGCGACGAACTCCTCGATGTCCTCGATGCCGTCGCGGTTGCGGGTAACGACGGCCAGCAGGTCGCTCATCGTGGCGACCTCCTCGACCTGCTCCTTGATGAACCACTGGACGAACTGCTCGGAGGCGTAGTCGTTCTCCTCGCGCGCGATGCGCAGCAGGGTGTTGATCTCCTCGGTGACCCGCTTCTCCTGCGCCAGCGCGAGCGCCACCGGCGCCACGACGTCCTCGAAGCTCGAGACCGGCGCAGCGACGCCGGGGATGACCGCCTCCACGTCGGTGTCGAGCAGGTACTGCACCATCATCAGGGCGTGGTCGCGCTCCTCGAGCGCCTGGGTGTAGAAGAACGCCGCCATCTGCGGCATCGTCTTGGCGTCGTAGTAGACCGCGCACGCGAGGTACTGGTTGTGCGCGGCGAGCTCGTTGCCGATCTGGAGGTTCAGCTGCTCGGCGAAGCGGGGTGCGGTCATGTGGCCAGTCTGGCAGGCCCGCGGGGTCAGGCGGCCTTGGCGAGCTTCTTCTTGGTGACCTTCTTGCCGTCCACCGTGACCAGCTTGCGCTTCTTGACGGTGTAGCCCTCGGGCAGCGTGCCCTCCTTGAGCATCCGCAGCGGGCATCGCTCGCACTTGGTCTTGGAGACGCAGCACTCGGTCTTCGGCAGCTTCCTCACCGACGACTTGGCGGAGGCCTTTTTCTTGGACACGAAGGTGAGGCTAACACAACTTAGGGTCCCCTTCTGTGATCGCCGCCACTTCGCTGTCAGGCCAGGTCGTGCGCCCGGCGGATCACGTCGACGATGCCACCCATGATCTCGGTCAGCCCGAAGTCCTTGGGCGTGTAGACCGCCGCCACGCCCAGCTCGCGCAGCCGCCGACCGTCGGAGTCGGGGATGATCCCGCCCACGATCACCGGCACGTCGCCGAGCCCGGCCTCCTTCAGGCCGTCGAGGACGTCGGGCACGAGCTCCATGTGGGAGCCCGACAGGATCGACAGCCCGACGCAGTGCACGTCCTCGGCCACCGCGGCCGACACGATCTGCTCCGGGGTGAGCCGGATTCCCTGGTAGATCACCTCGAACCCCGCATCGCGGGCCCGCACCGCCACCTGCTCCGCACCGTTGGAGTGCCCGTCCAGCCCCGGCTTGCCGACCAGCAGCCGCAGCCGCCCCCCGAGCTCCTCGCCGGTCGCCCGCACCCGCTCCCGTACGGCGGTCAGCTCGGCGCCGGCCTCGGCCGACCCCACGGCGCCGCCGACCCCCGTGGGCGCGCGGAACTCGCCGAACACCTCGCGCAGCGTGCCGGCCCACTCCCCCGTGGTCGCGCCCGCCCGGGCGGCCGCCAGGGTGGCCGCCATGAGGTTGTCGGTCGTCTTCGCGGCCTCGGTCAGCGCCGCCAGCGCGGCGGCGACCTCGGCCTCGTCGCGCTGCGCCTTCCACTCCGCCACCGAGGCCAGCGCCGACTGCTCGGCCTGCGGGTCGGCGGCCATGATGGCGGCATCGAGGTCGGCGGTGAGCGGGGACGGCTCGGTCGTCTCGTAGACGTTGACCCCCACCACCTTCTCCTCACCGCTCTCGATGCGCGCGCGGCGGGCGGCGTGGGCGGAGACCAGCGCCTGCTTCATGTAGCCAGACTCGACGGCCGCGATGGCACCGCCCATCGCCTGGACCCGGTCGATCTCGGCGCGGGCCCCCTCGACCAGCTCGGCCACCTTGGCCTCGATCACCTTCGAGCCGTCGAAGATGTCCTCGTACTCGAGCAGGTCGGACTCAAAGGCCAACACCTGCTGGAGCCGCAGCGACCACTGCTGGTCCCACGGCCGCGGCAGCCCGAGCGCCTCGTTCCACGCCGGCAGCTGGACCGCGCGGGCGCGGGCGTTCTTCGAGAGCGTCACCCCGAGCATCTCGAGGACGATGCGCTGGACGTTGTTCTCGGGCTGGGCCTCGGTGAGCCCCAGGGAGTTGACCTGCACGCCGTACCGGAAGCGGCGCATCTTGGGGTCCTGCACGCCGTACCGCTCGCGCGTGATCTCGTCCCACAGCTCCACGAACGCGCGCATCTTGCACGTCTCCTCGACGAAGCGGACGCCGGCGTTGACGAAGAACGAGATCCGGCCGACGACCTTCTCGAAGTCCTCCTCGGAGACCTGACCGGAGGCCTTCACCTGGTCGAGCACCGCGATGGCCGTGCACAGCGCGTACGCGAGCTCCTGGGTGGGCGTCGCCCCGGCCTCCTGCAGGTGGTAGCTGCAGATGTTGATCGGGTTCCACTTGGGGATCTGGTGGACCGTGTAGGAGATCATGTCGCCGATCAGCCGCAGCGAGTGCTCCGGCGGAAAGACGTAGGTCCCCCGCGACAGGTACTCCTTGATGATGTCGTTCTGGGTCGTCCCGGCCAGCTGGCCGGCGACCTCCTCGGGCGTCAGCTCGGGGTTCTGCTCCTCGGCGACCACCTGGTAGAGCGCGAGCAGCCACATGGCCGTCGCGTTGATCGTCATCGACGTGTTCATCGACGTCAGCGGGATCTCCGCGAAGAGCTTGCGCATCTCGCCGAGGTGCGGCACCGGGACCCCGACCTTGCCGACCTCGCCTCGGGCGAGCGGCGAGTCCGGGTCGTAGCCGGTCTGCGTGGGCAGGTCGAAGGCCACCGAGAGCCCGGTCTGTCCCTTCGCGAGGTTGCCACGGTAGAGCGCGTTGGACGCGGTCGCGGTCGAGTGGCCGGCGTACGTGCGCATCACCCAGGGGCGGTCCTTCTCGGTCATGGGTCCGAGGGTAGGACGAGACCTACCACTTGGTAACCGGTGCCTCGTGTGGGATGCCCGACACACGCCGGCAGTGCCGACCCGGGCTCAGGCGGTGGCGGCCTCGCGCTCGAGCTCGACCACGCGGATCAGGCGCGAGATGTGCAGCATCCGGCGGACGGCGGGGCCGCAGCCGCGCAGCGTGAGGTGGTGGCCGTCGCGGACGGCGAGCCGGGTGGCGAAGGCCAGGACCTTGAGCGCGGTGTGGTCGACCGTCGCGACACCGGAGAGGTCGACGACGACGTCGTCGTAGGTGTGCAGCTGGTCGTGCAGGGCGTTGCGCACCTCCCACGTGCTGCGCACGTCGAAGTCACCGCTCAGCACCAGTGTGGGGCCGTCGAACGCGATGTCCATGCCTGCCTCGTCTCCCGAGCTCATTCACTGTCACTCACTATGACGCGCTTCACACGCCGCAGGTTGCACCCACGCCCGCGAAAGTTTCCGGGCGCTAGGGTCGGCGCATGGTCAACCTCACCCGGATCTACACGCGCACCGGCGACGCCGGTGAGACCCGCCTCGGGGACATGAGCCTCACCACGAAGAACGACCTGCGGCTGCACGCCTACGCCGATGTCGACGAGGCCAACGCGACGCTGGGGCTCGCGCTCGCCGCGGGCGAGCTGGAGCCGGACGTGGTGGCGGTGCTGACCCACGTGCAGAACGACCTCTTCGACGTCGGAGCGGACTTCTGCACGCCGGTCGTCGCGGAGCCCGAGTACCCCCCGCTCCGCGTCGAGCAGGAGTACGTCGACCGGCTCGAGACCTGGTGCGACCACTACAACGAGGCGCTGCCGAGCCTGCGCTCCTTCATCCTCAGCGGGGGCACGGTGGGCGCGGCCCACCTGCACGTGGCGCGCACCGTCGTACGGCGTGCGGAGCGGTCGGCCTGGGCCGCCTTCGAGCAGCACGGCGAGTCCATGAACCGGCTGGCGATCACCTACCTCAACCGGCTCTCGGACCTGGTGTTCATCCTGGCCCGCCACGCCAACCGCGAGGTCGGGGACGTCCTGTGGGTCCCCGGCGGGGAGCGCGGGGCTAGGGACGACTGACGGGCCGGCTCACCGGCCGTCCGGCCGCGAGGACCGCCGCCGCCGCGGGGCCCATCAGGACCGTCACGGCCAGCAGCGACTCGAGCGTGCCCACGGCATCGCCCAGCGCTCCGAGCAGGGGCGGACCGGTGAGGAACGCCGCGTAGCCGATCGTCGCCACCACGCTGACCCGAGCACCGGCCCGGGCCGGGTCGTCGGCCGCGGCACTCATCCCGACCGGGAAGCCGAGCGCCGCCCCGATCCCCCAGATCAGGATGCCGACGGCGGCCACGACCGGGCTGCCCCCGACGACCGTCAGCAGCGTCCCGGCGGCCACCGCTCCGGCGGAGGCCCACAGGACCGGCCGGCGCCCGAAGCGGTCCAGGGCGGCCGGGCCCAGCAGCCGCCCCGTGGTCATCGCGGTGACGAACAGCGCGTAGCCGCTCACCCCGACCCAGTCGGGGGCGTCGTAGCCGTCGATGACAGCCAGCGCCAGCCAGTCGGTCGCGGAGCCCTCGGCCACGGCGAAGGTGAGGACCATCAGCCCGATGGCGAGGGTGCGGGGCTCGGTCCAGGCGGAGCGCGCCGGGGCCCGGTCGTGCTCCGGCGCGGCCTCGACGGGCAGGAACTCCCGGACCGCCACGAGGACGGCGCCGAGCGCGAGCAGCGCCACGACGCCGAGGTGGGCCTGCACAGGGACGTCCCACGCGGCCATGGCCACGCCCACGCCGGCGCCGCCGATGTTGCCGAAGGACCAGCCGGCGTGGAAGCGCGGCATGATCGTGCGCCCCAGCAGCCGCTCCACCTCGGCGCCCTCGACGTTCATCGCGACGTCCCAGATCCCGTTGCCGACGCCGTAGATGAAGAGCCCGGCGGCCGCGGCGGGCACCGAGCCGGCCGTGAAGGCGCCGACCGCACAGGTCACGAGACCGAGGGCGGTGAGGACCGCGGCGATGCGCACCACGGTCGCGGCGCTGCTCCACTCCACCAGACGACCGGCCGTGGGGAGGGACAGCACGGAACCGGCGGCGATCGCCAGCAGGAGCAGGCCGAGCGCGCCGTTGTCGAGGTCGAGGCGGTCACGCAGGGCCGGCACCCGCGAGACCAGACTCGCCATCAGCACGCCGTTGACCGCGAATGCCGCAGCGACGGCCCGCTTGGAGGCGAGCAGCGAGCCGGTCACCGGGACCAGTCGGTGCCGGGCGGCCGTGCCTCCAGCCAGGACTGGAAGCCGGTGAGCGAGGCCTGGCTCAGGGCCAGCTCGACCTCGCCCGCGGCGGTCTGGCAGTGGATGACGACGTGGTCGGGGTAGAGCGAGACCTGCTCCGCGCCCTGCTGCTCGCGGCGGCCGTCGTAGGTCAGGTCGTCACGCGCCCAGACCCGCTTGGGCCGTGGGGCCAGGGAGAACAGCCGGAACCACTCGAGGTGTTGGCCCGAGTAGCGTCCCAGCCCGAGGACCCAACCGCGCCCGGCCTTGTCGGACCGGACGCGGTAGCTGAGCTCGAAGGTGCCGCCGTGGCGGGACAGGACGCGCCGCCGTACCACGAGCGCGACTCCATAGCTGAGGACCAGGAGCAGGAGGACACCGGCGATGTCGATCAGCCACTGCCACCATGCCATTCGGTCCCGTCCTCCCTTGGTCGGGGCAGCCTATCGGGAGCACGAACGGCGGCCCTCATCGAGGGCCGCCGTCGCGGTGGTGCAGGTGGAGTGACGCTCAGGAGGACCGCTCCGCGGCGCGGATCCGGACCTCGGCGCGGCGGATCCGGGCCTCGTCGTCCTCGTCCGAGGTCCGTGCGCTCTCGAGCTCGCTCTGGGCGGCCGACACGTCGATGTCCGTCGCCAGGATCGCCCGCTCGGACAGGATCGAGACCCGGTTGTTGGCCACGGAGAGGAACCCGCCGTCGACCGCGGCGACCACCAGGTCACCCTCCTCGGCGGAGATCTCCACGACCGCGTCGGTCAGCAGCGAGAGCAGCGGCGCGTGGTCCTTGAGCACACCCACGTCGCCCTCGACCGTGCGCGCGATGACCATGGTCGCCTCGCCGGACCACACGGTCCGGTCGGCGGCGACCAGCTCCAC includes the following:
- the nucS gene encoding endonuclease NucS, which gives rise to MRIVVARCQVDYAGRLTAHLPMATRVLMIKADGSVLVHSDGGSYKPLNWMSPPCTLREGTTEDGQVEWTVTSPKTDDTLRILLEEVVSDSSHELGIDPGLQKDGVEKHLQALLADHPATLAEGLTLVRREYPTAIGPVDLMCRDALGVSVAVEIKRRGDIDGVEQLTRYLELLNRDPLLTGNGAVRGIFAAQEIKPQARVLATDRGIACAVVDYDALRGLDDPSHRLF
- a CDS encoding DUF952 domain-containing protein gives rise to the protein MRIFHIATAAEWDAARVAGAYATSTLGRTLAEEGYIHASRGDQWQGVRQRYYSGVTEPLVLLVIDTDRLTSPVVEERVGEGSETFPHVYGPINPDAVVQTLPLDDRTAAAAGASFSQLFLGEVMHRVVLAIIAMTTALVGALVGALVVPDPGAAVGLLIGFAVGIAVAVLVHRRRR
- a CDS encoding HNH endonuclease signature motif containing protein yields the protein MTSTGPGQSRQLLDGVRAHTQAAIDAELGRLHLTLDWCHLHETHDEADAAVFSDHGIPMAGPGAPMVSEFAVMELGAALGMSTDSAKRYVGAALEIRFRLPRIWARVETGELGFWKARWIAEHTKCLPMAGAAYVDQQVAYCAHKVSYAEVERQIATAMARFDPEQAEKLRRQAADGRKLDVHKDDLSLEGTIEVSGTLDAQDALDFDAAISRLAADRKAAGSSEPLDVRRAQAAGDLARGQETLPFGDEDLGVDFEAPVPVVKVVRVVDLHVHETEVFGDPNVTVGRCGRKPVLLETIRQWCGATATTTINVKPVRDLADHLHVVAYEHPDRLIEQDDLVDHTCVFPWCTRPADRCDHDHVIPYDKGGPTCSCNSAPLCRGHHRLKTHGGWSYDVLDRGTYVWHSPHGHAYRRDHTGTEPLPPPSRRRA
- a CDS encoding NAD(P)/FAD-dependent oxidoreductase; translation: MRVIVVGAGVVGLSCAVRLLEAGHRVDVVARDLPLETTSAVAGALCHVGGEPADPRVVSWSARSGESFAELAAAGQTGVRMVPGTELPSGRSLVAPVAEMPRYLSWLRARVEALGGTVTRLSLRMLPAGGDAVVNCSGIGSRLLAADASITPVRGQVVHLAQHGLERWWLGAGPAAPYIVPREHDIVVGGTHEHGDWSRTPSPDTAALLIERASRLVPELASARVLQHRVGLRPTRGAVRLEREGRVVHCYGHGDAGVALSWGCADDVAALLA
- a CDS encoding ferritin, translated to MTAPRFAEQLNLQIGNELAAHNQYLACAVYYDAKTMPQMAAFFYTQALEERDHALMMVQYLLDTDVEAVIPGVAAPVSSFEDVVAPVALALAQEKRVTEEINTLLRIAREENDYASEQFVQWFIKEQVEEVATMSDLLAVVTRNRDGIEDIEEFVAREQKSDDGDPTAPRVAGG
- a CDS encoding protein meaA — translated: MTEKDRPWVMRTYAGHSTATASNALYRGNLAKGQTGLSVAFDLPTQTGYDPDSPLARGEVGKVGVPVPHLGEMRKLFAEIPLTSMNTSMTINATAMWLLALYQVVAEEQNPELTPEEVAGQLAGTTQNDIIKEYLSRGTYVFPPEHSLRLIGDMISYTVHQIPKWNPINICSYHLQEAGATPTQELAYALCTAIAVLDQVKASGQVSEEDFEKVVGRISFFVNAGVRFVEETCKMRAFVELWDEITRERYGVQDPKMRRFRYGVQVNSLGLTEAQPENNVQRIVLEMLGVTLSKNARARAVQLPAWNEALGLPRPWDQQWSLRLQQVLAFESDLLEYEDIFDGSKVIEAKVAELVEGARAEIDRVQAMGGAIAAVESGYMKQALVSAHAARRARIESGEEKVVGVNVYETTEPSPLTADLDAAIMAADPQAEQSALASVAEWKAQRDEAEVAAALAALTEAAKTTDNLMAATLAAARAGATTGEWAGTLREVFGEFRAPTGVGGAVGSAEAGAELTAVRERVRATGEELGGRLRLLVGKPGLDGHSNGAEQVAVRARDAGFEVIYQGIRLTPEQIVSAAVAEDVHCVGLSILSGSHMELVPDVLDGLKEAGLGDVPVIVGGIIPDSDGRRLRELGVAAVYTPKDFGLTEIMGGIVDVIRRAHDLA
- a CDS encoding STAS domain-containing protein, yielding MDIAFDGPTLVLSGDFDVRSTWEVRNALHDQLHTYDDVVVDLSGVATVDHTALKVLAFATRLAVRDGHHLTLRGCGPAVRRMLHISRLIRVVELEREAATA
- a CDS encoding cob(I)yrinic acid a,c-diamide adenosyltransferase, whose protein sequence is MVNLTRIYTRTGDAGETRLGDMSLTTKNDLRLHAYADVDEANATLGLALAAGELEPDVVAVLTHVQNDLFDVGADFCTPVVAEPEYPPLRVEQEYVDRLETWCDHYNEALPSLRSFILSGGTVGAAHLHVARTVVRRAERSAWAAFEQHGESMNRLAITYLNRLSDLVFILARHANREVGDVLWVPGGERGARDD
- a CDS encoding MFS transporter, whose amino-acid sequence is MPDRRGRGRAGPEPGLAHRLPVLAGGTAARHRLVPVTGSLLASKRAVAAAFAVNGVLMASLVSRVPALRDRLDLDNGALGLLLLAIAAGSVLSLPTAGRLVEWSSAATVVRIAAVLTALGLVTCAVGAFTAGSVPAAAAGLFIYGVGNGIWDVAMNVEGAEVERLLGRTIMPRFHAGWSFGNIGGAGVGVAMAAWDVPVQAHLGVVALLALGAVLVAVREFLPVEAAPEHDRAPARSAWTEPRTLAIGLMVLTFAVAEGSATDWLALAVIDGYDAPDWVGVSGYALFVTAMTTGRLLGPAALDRFGRRPVLWASAGAVAAGTLLTVVGGSPVVAAVGILIWGIGAALGFPVGMSAAADDPARAGARVSVVATIGYAAFLTGPPLLGALGDAVGTLESLLAVTVLMGPAAAAVLAAGRPVSRPVSRP
- a CDS encoding DUF2550 domain-containing protein, whose product is MAWWQWLIDIAGVLLLLVLSYGVALVVRRRVLSRHGGTFELSYRVRSDKAGRGWVLGLGRYSGQHLEWFRLFSLAPRPKRVWARDDLTYDGRREQQGAEQVSLYPDHVVIHCQTAAGEVELALSQASLTGFQSWLEARPPGTDWSR
- a CDS encoding F0F1 ATP synthase subunit epsilon, giving the protein MAASEGDALHVELVAADRTVWSGEATMVIARTVEGDVGVLKDHAPLLSLLTDAVVEISAEEGDLVVAAVDGGFLSVANNRVSILSERAILATDIDVSAAQSELESARTSDEDDEARIRRAEVRIRAAERSS